In Bactrocera neohumeralis isolate Rockhampton chromosome 5, APGP_CSIRO_Bneo_wtdbg2-racon-allhic-juicebox.fasta_v2, whole genome shotgun sequence, the genomic window TGCttattgttaataatttttttaatatttttcattctgATATTTAGTACTTACAACCCCTTCCTTATGCCCTTATTTGCCACacaagaaaaatgtattttactttCCGTTTGCCTCGCAATCCATAAATCAAAGTGAAAATCCTGTGCCCGTGCCGCATTGGACTTAATTTGACACCTTTGAGTGCAATTATCCAACTGCACGGCGTTACTCCTTGCGCCACCTTCCAAAGCAaccagcatatatgtatgtatgtaggtgtgtatgcAGCTCTGTGTATACTGCTGGCAAcgacacattttttattgttgatcATCAGCGATAAATTTTACCGTAAATCGCCCGAAATAAGGTGACAAGCTGTAATAATTCTTTACCACCCGAAACAACACCAACGCCACAACAAAAAAACTACATCAAAAGGAGCACGTATTGCCAACAATGGCACCTTCGCAGCTGAGCGACTCACAACCAAAAAGGGCCAATTAACAATAACGAAATGCGTGGCGTTGCGCCCACGAAGAATCCAttcttatgtatgtaagtaggtacatacatatgtacatatatgcatgccCGCGAACAACAGTTGTTGGTAAGCTTTTAACGACAGCGACCAAGTTGGTCCATCACCGTTTTGCGCCTGGTGCTGCAGTAAGAGAAAATATCTACTTACATGTATAAGCCAGCACACCAGAAGCAACAACGATAgcaaccaacagcaacaacaataagtgaTCAAAATATACAATGGCAAAATAGTAGCGATTATCGTGGTTATATAAATCACTTTCGGCACATTTGGCCGCCAGCGGCGCTTTTTCCAATATTCGTTGGCCAAGCAGTTGGACGACTAGTTCGAAAAGAGTTTGGTATATGTGTGGCCCCacacttttcttaaaaaacaaaaaagagtgTTATGAACAGCTGGAATAGAAATGGTTTGGGGCAGCAGCATGTatcgaaaattcaaaagacaatGCAGGCTAAAAGTGTTTAGCTAAATGCtgctataaataatatttgtgtaaCTTTGGTGTCTGGCGGCGTTTTATACAGCAGCCAAGTGCCATAAAAACCGAGAAATGTAgcataatttctttaatattatttcagcGTCTGCCTGCTTTCACAAACTGCaaagaaaatagtaaaatatttaccatgcctacaacaaaaacaagcagtaCTTTGGTATTTTAGAGTACTTATATTTAAAGTGTTGCCCGGATTTGCGCCGATCCTTGAGCATGTCGCAAACAAAGTAATAGCAAATTTGGTGTATAATATAATACTTATCCATGTAGGGTTATTCCAAAtttctatttaataataattaaaaagtcgcatttattttttatcttacaaTTCAGGTTTCGCGTTTATTTCAACTAACtctttaagaaataaaaaaaataatatgcagattcctaatatttcatatattttactttataaagGTATTTTTGCtttacacacaaacaaatagaaAGGGCAGCAATACATGCAGCGCTGCTGTCAAATGGTTTTCACATTGACGTTTGCTTTCACCTTGACTTTTATGCAGCTTGGTACATGAAATGccattaaactttaaaaatacctATTtaggattttttaaataatgctaataattataatgaaaataataaggaaACATATAAtcatacaaaattaaaagtaacatcagtgttttttttttttttttttgaagtatacACTCTAATGATTAATCAAATTTCATTgttctttaaatattaatagCAACTTCCTTAACGCAGAATATCTACAACGTCAACATGCGGCGTGCTTacatgtagatacatatgtataagagtGGCTTagaatttaaaatgcaaaaaagaataTAATTGCTATAAGAATAGACGGCTAAACGTAATATTGTTAGCGCAACTAAAAGAAAATGTGAATAAATAGCACACAGCGACTTAGCAAACGAGCGCGCACAGTAACGTGCAACACTTCTATCAACGTACATACGTGGACGAAAGCCAGTAGCAAGCGGTAACCGGCATTTTGTTGAAAGGTTGTGTTGCGCTCTTTACTCAAACGCTCATCTTAGCAGCCATATGTAGACCGTATAAAAGTTGGAATCAAATATCgcatagttattgttgttgttgcatcttCTTACAAGTGATTTagcatttagtttttttatattctatttaaaCTATTATCATATCATTTAGCTTGTATTAAAGTGTATCGtaagagtatacatatatttatgttttattgtatgtacttatagcaatttttgtattttattatttttttgcatcaTCAATAACTTTATTACtgttttgtatttcatttattatactcatttgtttgttgtagtgttTATGTTTTGCTTGGTAgagttttacttttaaaaacatCAAGACGTCATCATCTCAATGTATTAATGTGTatagtgtttaaaaaatattaaacagcATACCGGAAAATAGTTGTTCTTCTTTAGCCAGTTAGCAATTCTTTTACGCAATATTACTCTACTTAATTGTTATTATATAATTCCATTTCTTGTTTCACACACAATACAACTACGCCATGTTCCCCCACCCCATCACTTGTTTACCAACAAAAAGCCGTTGTATTCACGTGTTGATCTCATGCTATGCCCAAACCCCCGCCACACTCCATGCAGCTCCACCGCTCGTGTTCATCGTCGTTTGTTTTCTGCTGCAAACACTTCACTTTGCACTTCAGTCTTCGACGGCATATTTCTGAGTCCATTCACGTGCATTCTTGATGGCCTCAGCCTCGTTCACCTTCCACAATTCTGCGACATCATTTGCTAGTGGATCATCTGGATTGGGTGCACTCAAAAGCGCCTGAATTGAAAGCAGAATTGTACGAATTTGTAATGCTGGACTCCACTTATCCTTGAGTACATCCAAGCAAATGCGTCCCAAGCGATCAATATTCGGATGATAAATTTTGGTAATGAAACGTACTTTTGGCGCTGACATGGGATAATCTTCGGGCAAGAATAATTCCAATTTAAAAACGCCACCTTCGAAAGGCGAATCATTTGGACCCGTTACAATAACATGAAAGTAGCGTGCATTGTTTTCATCAGGAATGGCATTAATGCCGGGCACAGGCTCCTGCATCAAGCGTTGAGTTTCCTTGATGATGCGACGTGGTAAGCTGGACATGTTTACAGTTTGTGTATTATCTATTTACTTTAGCGTACACTTGGTCgttacaataattatttttagtttacaaTATTTTAGAGCCTTTCCTGTTTCGCTACTGTTCGCTAGGGAACGATGCACATGTGAAAGGGGAACGCTATAAATATACAAGGACAGAACAAAGAGgaatgagaaaaattaaattatttgttttcgaAATATATTGAACTCGGtaacttattttataataaaaatccaaacaactttctttaaaaatgaagaaatgttaGCTTTGGTAAAACCGTACATAGAACTTGATTATGATCGGTCGGTTTACATGGCCTACCGACCTACCGGGGCcagatattaattaaaaaaaatataaattgttacaTTGCATTATTACTTagcaaaatcttaaattaaacaaataatgtAATAAACAATTGTTATACTTTCTTTTGACTCTGCTGCATATAATTAAAGGGTCCCCGAAGTTTCC contains:
- the LOC126760698 gene encoding ubiquitin-conjugating enzyme E2 N — protein: MSSLPRRIIKETQRLMQEPVPGINAIPDENNARYFHVIVTGPNDSPFEGGVFKLELFLPEDYPMSAPKVRFITKIYHPNIDRLGRICLDVLKDKWSPALQIRTILLSIQALLSAPNPDDPLANDVAELWKVNEAEAIKNAREWTQKYAVED